AATCGCATCGATATTCTCAATCGCGCGGGCGGATTCAACCTGCACCATCAACGCGACCTCCTCGTTCGCATTCGCCATATAGGTCGTATCCGCGCCATAGCCACTCACACGGGCCACCATGGCGCCAACGCCCCTCCGCCCCTGCGGCGCATAGCGCATGGCTTGCGCTAAATCATGCGCTTGGGCGCCGGTTTCCACCATTGGCACCAAAACCGTCTGAAACCCCAGATCCAATACCTGTTTAATCATCCAATCCGCGCCAGTGACAACTCGCACGGCGACGGGAACATGCCCCTGAAGAACCCGCAATTGGTCTCGCAAGGATGTTATGTCATTTGGGCCGTGTTCCCCGTCCAGAACCACCCAATCAAACCCAGCCAGCGCCGCGATTTCGGCCACGGTTGCACTCGCGGAACCGACCCACAATCCAAGGCAAGTTTCGTCACGGCGCAGAGCGGCAATCAATTCGTTTTTGGGGGTGGTCATTGGGAATCTCCACGGGAAAAAACCGAGGTTTCCACAGCGACTACGGTAACACAAGACGCCCTAGTCCCGATAAAGCAACGAACGTCCCTCGTGGAAGACATGGATTTTCTCGGGCGGTGCGGTTAATGTGACGACTGCCCCCTTTGAAACCTGCTGAATTCCGGGCAATTTAGCGACGAAGGTTTCGTCACGGCCATCCTTATGAAAATACAGCAATGTGACCTCGCCAAGCGCTTCAGTGATGGCAACTGACCCCTTATAAACTGGAATATTCTCCGCTGGCACAAGGTCCTCCGGACGTACCCCGACATTAACCTTCTTACCCATATCTTCAGGACGTGTTGGCACATTGGACACCGCCCGTGTGTCATCACTCAAGGCAATCGTGGTCTGCGCCCCCGTCCCGACGATTTCGCCCGCAATCAAATTCATCGCGGGCGAGCCGATAAACTGCGCCACGAATTCGTTCTCGGGCCGCTCATACAACTCAAGTGGCGTACCAACTTGCGAAATGCCCTTGTTGGCCAGAACCACAATCCGCGTTGCCAAAGTCATGGCTTCCACCTGATCATGGGTCACATAAATCATCGTGCTATCGGGCATCGCCTCTTTGAGTTGGGCAATCTCAATCCGTGTCGCCACCCGCAGGGCCGCATCAAGGTTTGAGAGCGGCTCGTCAAACAAATATACCTTTGGATCGCGCACAATCGCCCGTCCAATCGCCACCCGTTGCCGCTGCCCGCCAGAGAGTGCTTTTGGCAACCGATCCAAATAGTCGGTCAGCTGGAGCTTCTCGGCGGCCCTATTTACGGCGATGTTAATTTCCGCCTTTGGCATCTTGGCAATGCCGAGGGCAAAAGCCATGTTATCGCGTACCGTCATATGCGGATAAAGCGCATAGGATTGAAACACCATGGCAATCCCACGTTCCGCTGGCGGCACATCATTCACGACAGTTCCGTCGATTTCGAGTGACCCCGATGTGATTCGCTCAAGCCCCGCAACCATGCGTAAAAGCGTTGATTTTCCGCATCCCGACGGGCCAACAAATACAATTAATTCACCGGTTTTAATGGTCAGGTTGATATCCTTAAGGACATTCGTATTGCCGTAGGATTTGACAATGTTCGTTAATTTGAGATCTGCCATTATCCCCTCCTATGTGTGCGTGCGGCGCAAGATTGCACCTTGCCATGGCGCGAGATTTACATCCTGCGCGAGGCCGATTTCCTGCCCGATAAATTGCCAGTCCGTTGAGGGGGCAACGATCTGGTGTGCACCCTGCCCCATATTGAAATAACACAAGAGTTCCATATTGTTGCTAGACCTTTTGAATGTCAAAATGTCGCCGTTCGCTTCGAGATCGGTAAGCGTTCCTACTTTCAAAACGGAAAGCTTAGAGCGGAAGGCCAAAACGGACTTGTAGTGATGGAAAAGTGATGCTGGATCAAGCGCTTGGGCGGAGGCGTTCAAATGAAGATGCTCCGCAGGAACCGGTAGCCACGGCTTATGCGTACTAAATCCCGCATTTGCATTCGATGGCTCCCAAACCATGGGGGTACGACATCCATCGCGCCCTTTAAATTCTGGCCAAAATTGGATTCCATAGGGATCTTGCAAGTCTTCAAAGGCAACGTCCGCCTCTTCCAACCCAAGCTCTTCGCCTTGATACAGGCAAACTGATCCACGCAAACTACTGATAAGAATGGGAAAAAGGCGTTTCGCCCCTTCCGACAAATTCCAGCGACTGGCATGGCGTGCGACATCATGATTGGAGAAGGCCCAGCATGCCCATCCATCCGAAGCGACCCGTTCGACCTCATTCAAAACCTCGGCAACCCGTGTTGCAGTCAGTGGAGTTTGTGAAAGAAATTCAAAGGCATAGCACATCTGCATCAAGTCGTCGCCAGCCGTATATTGCCCCATGATTTCAAGACCACGCTGCGCATCGCCCACTTCGCCGACTGCTGCGGCCCCGTATGGCTCCATCACTGCGCGAAATTTACGAAGGAAATCAATGTTTTCCGGCTGATTTTTGGAGTAGATATGCTCCTGATGATTATAAGGGTTCACCGAAGGCGCAATTGAATCGTTCCGTGCTTCTTTTGGCAACGCAGGATTATCGCGTAACTCTTTGTCTGCAAAATAGAAATTGATGGTATCAAGGCGAAACCCGTCTACCCCGCGCTTAAGCCAAAACCGCGCTACATCCAACAAGGCTTCCTGAACCGCAGGTTCATGGAAATTGAGGTCAGGCTGGCTGGTTAAAAAGTTGTGCAAGTAATACTGGCAACGCCGCGCGTCCCACGTCCAAGCAGGTCCGCCGAAGATTGACAACCAGTTGTTTGGAGGTGTTCCATCCGGCTTAGGGTCGGCCCAAACGTACCAGTTTTCTTTTTGGTTATCAGTAGATTGCCGACTTTCCTTGAACCAGTTGTGTTGGTCTGATGTATGCGAAAGGACAAGGTCAATCATGACTTTCAAGCCAAGAGAATGCGCCTTGGAGACCAGTGTATCAAAATCGCTCAACGTGCCAAACATCGCATCGACATCGCAATAATCGCTCACATCATATCCGAAATCCTTCATCGGTGAGGTGAAAAACGGCGAGATCCAGATAGCATCGACCCCGAGGTTAGAAATATAGTCTAACCTACTGGCAATACCGGGCAAATCTCCAATGCCGTCGCCGGTACTGTCTTGAAAACTACGGGGTATATTTGATAGATGACGGCTCCGCGCCACCAGTCAGGATTTTTTTCTGAAGGGATCATATTCTCAACTTTGCTCATGTTATCCACCTTTGACTGAGCCCGAGAGCAACCCACGGACGAGGTATTTTTGAAGCCCAAAAAAGACGCCGAGCGGTACCGCAATGGAGACAAAGGCCGAGGCGGCAAGGATTTCCCAATCCCCCCCTCGACTGCCCAAAAGTTCGCGCAGACGCCCCGTCATCACCAATTGATCTTCGTTGTTGCCAAGGAAAACCGTCGCCACAAGCAAATCGTTCCACACCCATAAGAATTGGAAAATCGCGAAACTTGCGAGGGCCGGAAAGGACAGAGGCAAGACGATTTTACGAAAAATATCGAAATCCGTGGCACCATCAACGCGGGCACTTTCAATAATTTCTCGCGGTAACCCCGCGATATAATTACGTAAAAGGTAGATTGCCATGGGGAGGCCAAAGCCCGTATGGGCAAGCCAAATGCCGAGGTAATCTTTGCCAATCCCGATCTCATTGTGCAATTTGAGCAAGGGGATCAGAGCCATTTGAAGCGGCACCACCAACAGCCCAACGACCGTCGCAATCAAGAGCGATCGCCCCGGAAACTCCATCCACGCAAGGGCATAGGCAGCAAATGCCGCAATGAGGATTGGGATGATCGTTGCGGGGATTGTCACGGTAAACGTGTTGATGAAGCTTCGCCCTATTCCCTCTGAAAACAATACGTTACGATAGTTATCTAAAGTAAATTTGGGTTGTTCAAGGGAGGTTACAAAAATGCGGACCCCCCGCGAGCCTGCTGGTTTTTCAAGTGACGTGATTTGATAGGCCCCGTCGGGCTCAACCCGAATGAAGGCCCCTTGCCGTTCCGCGACGTCTCCGGGCGCGAATTCAGTCGGGCGATTTGCGTTAATCCCGAAGGCGGTGACGACGGCGGGCTCTGGAAAAAGACTGCCCGAGATAAGCCATCCGTCGCCGTCCTCAACGGCCGTATCTGGGTCAGCACCGCGCAGCGTTAGGTTGCGCTCGCCCGCCGATAGCGACGTCCACCAACCGGATGTCGAGATTTGATCACGGTCCCGAAAGGAGCTGACCAGCAAGCCAAAAGTCGGAATTGTCCAGAGAACCACGAGTACCAAAACCGAAAGATTCACGACCCACGTCAGACGCGATTTCACACCAGCAATATTATCCACTATGAAATCTCCCGACGTGCATTGCGTATATTCCAAATCATAATCGGGGTTACCAAAATCATGATCACGAGCGCCACCGTACTGGCGCGGCCATTATCGAGGCCCCTAAACATCCAATCGAACATCAAATTCGCTAGGACTTGTGTGCCCCATTGGCCGTTTGTCATGGCGAGAACGATGTCGAAAACCTTGAGCACAAGGATGGTGATTGTGGTCCAGACTACGGCGATTGTGCCCCAGATTTGAGGGACTTTGATCTTCCAAAATATCTGCAACGGGCTGGCACCATCCAGAATTGCGGCCTCGATGGTTTCTTCGGAAATCCCGCGCAGGGCGGCCGAAAGGATGACCATGGCGAAGCCCGTTTGGATCCACACCAAAATGGCCATCAAGAAGAAAGAGTTCCAAAACGGCAGGGTGATCCAAGCCTGTGGCGCGCCGCCAAAATAGGTTACGATTGCGTTGAGCAGGCCGATTTGTTCTTGGCCTTCGCCACGGTAATCATAGACGAATTTCCAGATCACCGAGGCCCCGACAAAAGAGATCGCCATGGGCATAAAAATAAGGGATTTCGCGAAATTCCCCCAACGAATTCGGTCAGTGAGGGCGGCGGCAATAAGGCCAAAGAACGTGGCCGCAGCGGGCACGACTACCAGCCATAACATATTGTTTTGCATGGATTCCGCGAATTTTGTATCGACCAGTAGCCATTTGTAATTATCAGCGCCAGTAAATTCC
This Falsihalocynthiibacter arcticus DNA region includes the following protein-coding sequences:
- a CDS encoding ABC transporter ATP-binding protein gives rise to the protein MADLKLTNIVKSYGNTNVLKDINLTIKTGELIVFVGPSGCGKSTLLRMVAGLERITSGSLEIDGTVVNDVPPAERGIAMVFQSYALYPHMTVRDNMAFALGIAKMPKAEINIAVNRAAEKLQLTDYLDRLPKALSGGQRQRVAIGRAIVRDPKVYLFDEPLSNLDAALRVATRIEIAQLKEAMPDSTMIYVTHDQVEAMTLATRIVVLANKGISQVGTPLELYERPENEFVAQFIGSPAMNLIAGEIVGTGAQTTIALSDDTRAVSNVPTRPEDMGKKVNVGVRPEDLVPAENIPVYKGSVAITEALGEVTLLYFHKDGRDETFVAKLPGIQQVSKGAVVTLTAPPEKIHVFHEGRSLLYRD
- a CDS encoding ABC transporter permease subunit, whose translation is MDNIAGVKSRLTWVVNLSVLVLVVLWTIPTFGLLVSSFRDRDQISTSGWWTSLSAGERNLTLRGADPDTAVEDGDGWLISGSLFPEPAVVTAFGINANRPTEFAPGDVAERQGAFIRVEPDGAYQITSLEKPAGSRGVRIFVTSLEQPKFTLDNYRNVLFSEGIGRSFINTFTVTIPATIIPILIAAFAAYALAWMEFPGRSLLIATVVGLLVVPLQMALIPLLKLHNEIGIGKDYLGIWLAHTGFGLPMAIYLLRNYIAGLPREIIESARVDGATDFDIFRKIVLPLSFPALASFAIFQFLWVWNDLLVATVFLGNNEDQLVMTGRLRELLGSRGGDWEILAASAFVSIAVPLGVFFGLQKYLVRGLLSGSVKGG
- a CDS encoding carbohydrate ABC transporter permease produces the protein MEQLFWALFTVVAGVFGCVAYYFFSNYLLDWKYPARGVNAGRNINRASAIRPWLFLFPAIALLATYLVYPVVMSIWLSLHDANGEEFTGADNYKWLLVDTKFAESMQNNMLWLVVVPAAATFFGLIAAALTDRIRWGNFAKSLIFMPMAISFVGASVIWKFVYDYRGEGQEQIGLLNAIVTYFGGAPQAWITLPFWNSFFLMAILVWIQTGFAMVILSAALRGISEETIEAAILDGASPLQIFWKIKVPQIWGTIAVVWTTITILVLKVFDIVLAMTNGQWGTQVLANLMFDWMFRGLDNGRASTVALVIMILVTPIMIWNIRNARREIS
- a CDS encoding HpcH/HpaI aldolase family protein, translating into MTTPKNELIAALRRDETCLGLWVGSASATVAEIAALAGFDWVVLDGEHGPNDITSLRDQLRVLQGHVPVAVRVVTGADWMIKQVLDLGFQTVLVPMVETGAQAHDLAQAMRYAPQGRRGVGAMVARVSGYGADTTYMANANEEVALMVQVESARAIENIDAIANTEGVDAVFIGPADLATDMGHVGGYGPEAMHPDVMAAMTHAAARIRAAGKPVGIFAGNTDQIAPFAALGARFIAVGSDVILMREAFASRAALARASLGK